DNA sequence from the Cellulophaga sp. HaHaR_3_176 genome:
TTGGTGCCTTTGTAATCGGAGAGTATCCAGAAGGTGTCGCAGTAATGCTTTTTTATGCGGTAGGTGAATTATTTCAAGCAGCAGCAGTTAGTCGAGCAAAAGGAAATATAAAAGCGTTATTAGATGTTAGACCTAATGAGGCATTAGTTTTTAGAAATAATGAATATATAACAGTCGACCCTGAAATAGTAAAAATAGGAGAGAAGATAAAAGTACGTGTTGGAGAAAAAATTCCATTAGACGGTAATCTGTTATCAGACAAGGCTGTTTTAAATACAGCTGCAATAACAGGCGAAAGTAAACCAGATTCTATTTTAAAAAATGAAAAGGTTTTTGCTGGAAGCATAAATTTAGAAGGAGTTATAGAAATAGAAGCAACAAAAGAATTTAAAAATAGTTCTATTGCTCGTATTTTAGAATTAGTCCAAAATGCTACTGCTCGTAAGTCAAAAACGGAATTATTTATAAGAAAATTTGCAAGAATTTATACACCTATAGTAGTCTTTTTAGCTATTGGTTTAACCTTATTACCTTTCTTCTTTATAGATGATTATGTTTTTAATGATTGGTTATACCGAGCTCTCATATTTTTAGTAGTCTCGTGCCCTTGTGCATTAGTTATATCTATTCCATTGGGGTATTTCGGTGGTTTAGGAGCGGCTTCAAGAAACGGAATATTGTTTAAAGGTGCTTCTGTTTTAGATGCGATTACAAAAGTAAATGTTGTTGTAATGGATAAAACAGGAACAGTTACAAAAGGAGTTTTTAAAATAAAAGAAATTAAAACTTCGGGTATAATCGAAAAAGAAATGATGTCTTATCTAATAGCAATAGAAGAACAATCTACACATCCTATTGCAAAAGCTATTTTAGAATATAAGTTAGCAGAACATACATTTAAATCTTCAGAAATTACAGAAATTGCAGGCAAAGGATTAAAAGGTATTGTTAATGAAAAAGAGGTGTTAGTTGGTAATAAATCTTTGTTAGCATTATATAACATACCAGTACCATCAGAAACAAATGCGATTGTAGAATCTGTTATAATGATAGCTGTTGCTGGTAAGTTTGCTGGTTATGTAGTAATTGCAGATGAATTAAAAACTGACGCTCACGCAGCTGTTCGAAAAATCAATAATGTAGGTATCGATAAAGTAATTATGCTTTCTGGAGATAAGGATTCGATAACTCAAAAAGTTGCTAAAGAATTAAATTTAAGCTGGGCAAAAGGGGCAATGCTACCAGAAGATAAATTAAATGAGGTTGAAATTTTAAAAAAGCAACCAAATATAAAAGTAGCTTTTATAGGTGATGGTATAAATGATGCTCCTGTATTAGCTAGTAGTGATGTTGGTATTGCTATGGGTGGGTTAGGTAGCGATGTAGCTATTGAAACTGCAGATATAATTATCCAAACCGATCAACCTTCAAAAATTGCAACGGCAATAAAAATAGGTAAGTCTACTCGAGCTATTGTTTGGCAGAATATAGCACTTGCTTTTGGTGTAAAATTAATAGTATTGGCATTGGGGGCAGGAGGTTTAGCATCTATGTGGGAAGCGGTCTTTGCAGATGTAGGAGTAGCGTTATTGGCAATATTAAACGCCATTAGGTTACAAAAAATGAAATGGGAATAGATTTATATAGTAAAAAAGCGATGATGTATTAAATCATCGCTTTTTTATTAAACAGTAATATAAGATTACGCCTTTAACTTATTCCCATATAAACTACGCAATTTGTTAATTTTTGGGGTAATAACAGCAGAACAATAACCATTTGTAGTATTATTTTCATAATAATCTTGATGGTATTCTTCTGCTTCATAAAATATACCTAAAGGGCTTAATTCTGTTACAATTGGGCTTTCAAAAAAGGCATCCAATTCTTTTAGTACAACTTTTGCTATATTTTGTTGTTCTTCATTATGGTAATAAATAACAGATCTATATTGTGTTCCAGCATCAGCTCCTTGTCTGTTTAATGTAGTAGGGTCATGGGTGGTCATAAAAATAACAAGTAAGTCTTGATATGATACAATATCACTATCATAAGTTACTTGAACAACTTCCGCATGTCCAGTTAAACCAGAGCAAATTTCTCTATACGTGGGTCTTCCAGGAGCTTTACCGCCTGTATAGCCAGAAATAACTTTATCAACTCCTTTAATTTCATTTAATACAGCTTCAACGCACCAAAAGCATCCCGCACCAACAGTCATCGTTTCAATTTTCATAATTTCATTTTTTTAATTTCAAAGCTTCAGAGTTTATACAATACCTTAACCCACTTGGCTCAGGCCCATCAGGGAAAACATGACCTAAATGCGCATCACATGTATTGCAAAGTACTTCAACTCGTATCATACCAAAAGAAATATCTTTTATGTATTTAATTGCATTTTCTTTTATAGGTTGTGTAAAACTAGGCCAACCTGAACCTGATTCAAATTTGATAGTAGCATCGAATAATGATGAATGGCAACAAGCACAATTATATTCACCTAGCTCATAAATACTACATAATGCTCCAGTATGTGCTCTTTCAGTACCTTTTTGCCGTGTTATTCTAAACTGTTTATCAGATAAAATTTCGCGCCATTCATTTTCTGATTTTAAAATTTTAGAATCAGGTTCTAAATTTCCTTTAACGGTAAAATTAATTATATTTTTCCATGTTAGCATTTTAAAAATCCTTTCTTCTTTTAAGTTTATGATTTACAAATTTATATTATAATAGTCGTTTTAATTGATCGTATCTTACGGCGGAATGTAGTAAATAGGGGGCTTATCTATAATAATTTTTGAATATTAAAACCTGATTTTTAAAACTATACCCTGTAAAAATGTGAGATTTTATATTTTCAGGTAATTATACTAAAATGAAAGTTTGATAAATGAATAGAAGTCTTAATTTTGGCATCAATTTTATTGTAATTATCTTTGAATTGTTAATGATTACAATCTATTGTATTATTACAGTCACACTTAAAAATAAAACCAAAATAAAAAATGGCACAGTACTCAAGAATTGAAGTAGCAAATGTGATGAAGGAAAACGGAATGGTTCCTTTATTTTATCATCCAGATGTTGAATTAGGAAAAAAAATATTAAAAGCGGTTTACGATGGTGGCTCTCGCTTAATGGAATTTACTGCTCGTGGAGATTTCGCTTTTGAAGTTTTTTCTGAATTAAATAAATATGCTATTAAAGAACTTCCAGGTATGATCTTAGGTGTAGGTTCTATAACAGATGCAGGAGCAGCTTCTATGTTCATGCAAATGGGAGCTAATTTTATTGTAACACCTTCTTTAAGAGAAGATATTGCAATAGTTTGTAACAGAAGAAAAGTATTATGGTCACCAGGTTGTGGTTCTTTAACTGAAATAAATGCAGCTGAAGAATTAGGTTGTGAAGTTGTAAAACTTTTCCCTGGAGATTTATATGGACCTGGTTTTGTAAAAGGAATTAAAGGCCCTCAGCCTTGGACTAGCATTATGCCTACTGGTGGGGTTAGTACTGATGAGGCTAACCTAAAAGGTTGGTTTGATGCAGGTGTAACTTGTGTTGGTATGGGATCTAAGCTTATTAGTAAAGAAATTTTAGCTAATAAAGATTATGCAGGGTTAGAAAAAACAGTAAGAGAAACTTTAGCTTTAATTAAAAAATTAAGAGCGTAGTTTTTTAAATAAACAATTCTAATTATTAAACCCTGTTCAATTTTTTTGAACAGGGTTTTTTTATGTGCTTGCGTATCTTTTTTTGTAACTTCTGCCTTTCAAAATTCTACATGATCAAAACGATAAAAGTCATTACGCTATTACTTATTACTTTCCAAATTCAATCTTGTGCTGGTCAATCTACTGTGGTAGAAGGATATTTAGAGACTGTGGTTACTAAGCCGATTGATTATTATTTATATTATCCAGAAGACTACGAAGTAAATAAAAATAAAAAATACGGAATTCTCTTATTCTTGCATGGCTCAGGGAGTATACCAGGTAAAGGGCAAGAAAAAATGGCTCCACCAGATGCTTTAGTCGATGGTACGGAATACCCATTCCTTATACTGGTACCACAATTACAAGAGCCTACTAAAATGTGGAACACAGCAGCCGTAATGCAATTATTAGATACAGTGATAGCACAACATCGAATAGATGATAAAAAAATATATGTTTCAGGGCTGAGCCGAGGAGGAGCAGCAGCTTGGAATTTAGCAATAGAATATCCTGATAAATTTGCCGCATTAGCTGTAGTTTGTGGAATGGCACCAACACCTTATGCACATTGGATAGATAAAAGCTTACCTATAAAAGTTTTTCATGGAAAAAAAGATGCTATTATACCTTATACTGAATCAGAGGAAATGGTTAATAGGCTTAAATCTTTAGGTTATAACGTTTCTTTGACTAGTTATGAAAATTACGGACATGCTATTTGGGATGTAGTTTATAAAGAACCAAAGTTGTACGAATGGTTTAATAAGCAAAAAAAGATGTAACTTAACTCCGCTAAATTAGCAACCAAAAGTATTATTTTATGCAGATTATAGAAAATTCAACCATTTACGATGTGATAATCGTAGGTTCAGGGGCTGGGGGAGGAATGGCGACTAAAATACTTGCAGAGGCAGGTTTGAAAGTAGCTGTAGTAGAAGCAGGGCCTTATTTTGATCCTGCAGCTCCAGAACAACAAACACAACTAAAATGGCCTTATGAGTCGCCTCGAAGAGGTGCAAACACAGTTAGGCCTTTTGGAGATTTTGATAGTGCTTATGGCGGATGGGATATTGATGGAGAACCTTATACGAATGAAGAAGGCTCTAATTTTAGATGGTTTCGATCAAGAATGTTAGGTGGAAGAACTAATCATTGGGGAAGAATTTCATTACGCTTTGGACCTAATGATTTTAAGCGAAAAAGTATTGATGGATTAGGTGATAACTGGCCAATAGGGTATGAAGATGTAAAGCCTTATTATGATAAAGTAGATAAGTTGATAGGTGTATTTGGCTCAAATGAAGGGTTGCCTAATGATCCTGATGGATTTTTTCTTCCCCCTCCAAAACCAAGGTTACATGAATTGTTTTATATAAAAGGAGCTCGAAAGTCTAATATTCCTGTGTTTCCATCACGAATGTCTATGTTGACTAAAAGAATAAATGATGAACGAGGTATTTGCTTTTATTGTGGGCAATGCTCTCGTGCGTGTTCGGTGTCTGCCGATTTTTCATCGGGGACTTGTTTAATTTTTCCTGCTCAAAAAAATGGAGGAAGAGTAGATCTTTTTGTTAATGCAATGGTGCGGGAAATAACAACTAACGATGAAGGGAAGGCAACTGGAGTTTCATATATTAATAAAGAAGATAGAAAAGAGTATAAATTAAAAGGAAAGATAGTGGTTCTTGCTGCGTCAGCATGTAGTTCTGCGCGTATTCTTTTGAATTCAAAAAGTAAACAACATCCTAACGGTTTAGGGAATGGTAATGATATTGTTGGTAGATATTTGCATGATTCAACAGGGGGAAGTAGATCTGCTTTTATACCTGATTTAATGAATCGTAAAATGTATAATGAAGATGGTGTTGGAGGAATGCATGTTTATACACCTTGGTGGTTAGATAATAAAAATCTCGATTTTGCTAGAGGATACCATATTGAAGTTTGGGGAGGAATGGGGATGCCTAGTTATGGTTTTGGATTCAATCACAATGATTTCAATAAATATTTCGGAATTAAAGTTGGTGGATATGGTAATCCATTAAGAGATGAAGTTAAAAAATACTATGGCTCTACAGTTGGTTTTGGTGGTCGTGGAGAATCTATTCCTCAGAAAGATAATAAGTGTGAAATAGACCCTACTAAAGTGGATGAATTTGGAATTCCGGTACTAAAGTTTAAGTATCAATGGACGGATCATGAAATAAAACAAGTGGGACATATGCATAATAGTTTTGAAGAAATTATTCATAATATGGGAGGTACAGTTTTAGGTGATAAGCCTACATTAGCTGAGAAAAACGGTATTTATGCACCAGGAGAAATTATACATGAAGTAGGTACTACTAGAATGGGGAACGACCCGAAAACGTCTGTGGTGAATCAACATCAGCAATTACACGAGGTAGATAACGTATTTATTGTAGATGCAGGACCTTTTGTTTCTCAAGCAGATAAAAACCCAACGTGGACAATTTTAGCTTTATCATGGAGAACTTCAGATTATATTGTAGAACAGCTTAAAATGCAAAACATCTAAAAAAATGGATAGAAGAAAAAGTATAAAATCGATTATTTTAGGTGGAGTAGCAGGTGGTTTAGCACTTAATGGCTGTAAGCCTGAAAATGTAGAGCCAACAGGTGAAAATATTGCTTTGGCTGCAGAAAAACATTTTGGTAGAACCCCAGAGGAAAAAGAATTGATAGCAAAACTTAATGCAGATCAGTTTTTAAATTCACATGAAATGTCAACACTTAATGTTTTGGTAGCTATAATTCTTCCTGCTAATGAAAGTTATGGTAGTGCTCTAGATGCAGAAGTGCCTGATTTTATTGAGTTTATGACTAAGGATTATCCTAAATTTCAAATGCCTATTCGAGGTGGCTTAATGTGGTTAGATCATAAGAGTAATACAGACTTTGGAGTCGAGTTTATTGCAAGTACAGCTGAACAACAAAAAGTGATATTAGACACTATTGCCTACCCAAATATTGAAATTCCTGAAAATGAAAGGCCCCTAGAGGTTCAATTTTTCTCATTAATTCGCAATTTAACATTAACCGGTTATTATACC
Encoded proteins:
- a CDS encoding alpha/beta fold hydrolase — encoded protein: MIKTIKVITLLLITFQIQSCAGQSTVVEGYLETVVTKPIDYYLYYPEDYEVNKNKKYGILLFLHGSGSIPGKGQEKMAPPDALVDGTEYPFLILVPQLQEPTKMWNTAAVMQLLDTVIAQHRIDDKKIYVSGLSRGGAAAWNLAIEYPDKFAALAVVCGMAPTPYAHWIDKSLPIKVFHGKKDAIIPYTESEEMVNRLKSLGYNVSLTSYENYGHAIWDVVYKEPKLYEWFNKQKKM
- the msrA gene encoding peptide-methionine (S)-S-oxide reductase MsrA; protein product: MKIETMTVGAGCFWCVEAVLNEIKGVDKVISGYTGGKAPGRPTYREICSGLTGHAEVVQVTYDSDIVSYQDLLVIFMTTHDPTTLNRQGADAGTQYRSVIYYHNEEQQNIAKVVLKELDAFFESPIVTELSPLGIFYEAEEYHQDYYENNTTNGYCSAVITPKINKLRSLYGNKLKA
- a CDS encoding GMC family oxidoreductase encodes the protein MQIIENSTIYDVIIVGSGAGGGMATKILAEAGLKVAVVEAGPYFDPAAPEQQTQLKWPYESPRRGANTVRPFGDFDSAYGGWDIDGEPYTNEEGSNFRWFRSRMLGGRTNHWGRISLRFGPNDFKRKSIDGLGDNWPIGYEDVKPYYDKVDKLIGVFGSNEGLPNDPDGFFLPPPKPRLHELFYIKGARKSNIPVFPSRMSMLTKRINDERGICFYCGQCSRACSVSADFSSGTCLIFPAQKNGGRVDLFVNAMVREITTNDEGKATGVSYINKEDRKEYKLKGKIVVLAASACSSARILLNSKSKQHPNGLGNGNDIVGRYLHDSTGGSRSAFIPDLMNRKMYNEDGVGGMHVYTPWWLDNKNLDFARGYHIEVWGGMGMPSYGFGFNHNDFNKYFGIKVGGYGNPLRDEVKKYYGSTVGFGGRGESIPQKDNKCEIDPTKVDEFGIPVLKFKYQWTDHEIKQVGHMHNSFEEIIHNMGGTVLGDKPTLAEKNGIYAPGEIIHEVGTTRMGNDPKTSVVNQHQQLHEVDNVFIVDAGPFVSQADKNPTWTILALSWRTSDYIVEQLKMQNI
- the msrB gene encoding peptide-methionine (R)-S-oxide reductase MsrB translates to MLTWKNIINFTVKGNLEPDSKILKSENEWREILSDKQFRITRQKGTERAHTGALCSIYELGEYNCACCHSSLFDATIKFESGSGWPSFTQPIKENAIKYIKDISFGMIRVEVLCNTCDAHLGHVFPDGPEPSGLRYCINSEALKLKK
- a CDS encoding heavy metal translocating P-type ATPase, with product MNKDNTHKNEASCCSTEDNHDGHSHGTGIISFKTYIPSTVSFIMLMIGIAVDYFNVLPFLKGWIRIIWYVIAYIPVGLPVLKQGWKSIKRGDVFTEFLLMSIATVGAFVIGEYPEGVAVMLFYAVGELFQAAAVSRAKGNIKALLDVRPNEALVFRNNEYITVDPEIVKIGEKIKVRVGEKIPLDGNLLSDKAVLNTAAITGESKPDSILKNEKVFAGSINLEGVIEIEATKEFKNSSIARILELVQNATARKSKTELFIRKFARIYTPIVVFLAIGLTLLPFFFIDDYVFNDWLYRALIFLVVSCPCALVISIPLGYFGGLGAASRNGILFKGASVLDAITKVNVVVMDKTGTVTKGVFKIKEIKTSGIIEKEMMSYLIAIEEQSTHPIAKAILEYKLAEHTFKSSEITEIAGKGLKGIVNEKEVLVGNKSLLALYNIPVPSETNAIVESVIMIAVAGKFAGYVVIADELKTDAHAAVRKINNVGIDKVIMLSGDKDSITQKVAKELNLSWAKGAMLPEDKLNEVEILKKQPNIKVAFIGDGINDAPVLASSDVGIAMGGLGSDVAIETADIIIQTDQPSKIATAIKIGKSTRAIVWQNIALAFGVKLIVLALGAGGLASMWEAVFADVGVALLAILNAIRLQKMKWE
- a CDS encoding gluconate 2-dehydrogenase subunit 3 family protein, producing the protein MDRRKSIKSIILGGVAGGLALNGCKPENVEPTGENIALAAEKHFGRTPEEKELIAKLNADQFLNSHEMSTLNVLVAIILPANESYGSALDAEVPDFIEFMTKDYPKFQMPIRGGLMWLDHKSNTDFGVEFIASTAEQQKVILDTIAYPNIEIPENERPLEVQFFSLIRNLTLTGYYTSKMGIEDLGYVGNSPNVWDGVPDDVLKQHGVAYEEEWLAKCVDQSKRNTKAEWDEKGNLLT
- a CDS encoding bifunctional 4-hydroxy-2-oxoglutarate aldolase/2-dehydro-3-deoxy-phosphogluconate aldolase is translated as MAQYSRIEVANVMKENGMVPLFYHPDVELGKKILKAVYDGGSRLMEFTARGDFAFEVFSELNKYAIKELPGMILGVGSITDAGAASMFMQMGANFIVTPSLREDIAIVCNRRKVLWSPGCGSLTEINAAEELGCEVVKLFPGDLYGPGFVKGIKGPQPWTSIMPTGGVSTDEANLKGWFDAGVTCVGMGSKLISKEILANKDYAGLEKTVRETLALIKKLRA